The Oscillatoria acuminata PCC 6304 genomic interval AGAATAGGCGATAATCTGCGGGTCAATAATGGCGATCGCCTCCATTGTCGGAGCCTGGGGATAGCGCAAGGTGGGACGGGAAGCTAAGATAAAGACCCGATAAGATTCGCCAATCTGGGGAGCCGCAATCCCCACTCCATTGGACGGGTTCAAAGCTGCCATCAACTCTTCAATCAGCAATTGGATGGAGTCGAGGTGAACGTTAGTTACAGGTTGGGCTTTTTCCCGTAAGACAGGATTGCCTAATTGCACAATTTCTCGAAAGTTATTCATGGCTTTTCT includes:
- the def gene encoding peptide deformylase, with protein sequence MNNFREIVQLGNPVLREKAQPVTNVHLDSIQLLIEELMAALNPSNGVGIAAPQIGESYRVFILASRPTLRYPQAPTMEAIAIIDPQIIAYSEETVKDWEGCLSVPGIRGFVPRHQAIEVKYLDQQGKLHHQEFTGFVARIFQHEYDHLEGKVFLDRVESMLDIVTEQEYQKQFLQQL